Part of the Vigna angularis cultivar LongXiaoDou No.4 chromosome 1, ASM1680809v1, whole genome shotgun sequence genome, GAATCGGTGGCGCCGTCGCCACCACCTCCAAGATCGGAAGGAAAAACCGCTTTGCTCCAAAGCCCCAAGATACCCTTCTCACTGGCTCTTCTCTTCGCTGACGTCCTCCTCGTCACTCTCGCTGACGCTCTTTTCGTAACTCTCGCTGACGCTCATCTCTTCAGATACGAAGATAGATTGGGACGCTTACATGTTACAGGTTAGCAGATTTCTCAAAGGGGAGAGAGACTTTCGCAACCTCAAAGGCGACACTGGTCCTCTCATCTACCCTGCTGGCTTTCTCTACATTTACTCTGCATTTGAGTATCTTACCCAAGGACAAGTTTACCCTGCTCATGTCACGCATTCAAATTATTCTATTTCTCATTCTACTCAGTTAATCTGGGCCCTTTGCTTGCTTTCTCTATCCAAG contains:
- the LOC108329292 gene encoding dol-P-Man:Man(5)GlcNAc(2)-PP-Dol alpha-1,3-mannosyltransferase-like, with the translated sequence MGVESVAPSPPPPRSEGKTALLQSPKIPFSLALLFADVLLVTLADALFVSRFLKGERDFRNLKGDTGPLIYPAGFLYIYSAFEYLTQGQVYPAHVTHSNYSISHSTQLIWALCLLSLSKRVHSIFVLRLYNDCMAMTLLQARAPINCNLIH